In Naumovozyma dairenensis CBS 421 chromosome 2, complete genome, the following are encoded in one genomic region:
- the URN1 gene encoding Urn1p (similar to Saccharomyces cerevisiae YPR152C; ancestral locus Anc_3.498) encodes MSTDNKHHKRIWKEYKTPNGKKYYYNIETKQSTWEKPFSFYKTNKNNSNTKALGQTHHEIENKFAFKLLNEWYLILRSDGSKFYYNARSNRSVLKLVEDKEDEKLSFDLMKYLDKNNLIKLIGLIRGYNDPSIDIKGLYEEIVANIGFLKQDILTEQMEIEDGGEDEEEEEEEKEEKEDDVSGKIEGKSSGDDKDVEGNASNKPDNISTDEMREEEGEERFEDEDDNDELNTLNNLTSKGGEEGEDNINASVQKVKQAFFELLDKNKLDMYSTWSVQSRRIIERPTIFYSISNDSEREEIFEDWCRNRVHSTGLYSSNVKENNDGDTLVRGSYYEEEDKDDDDDDDDDDLEPTKYHYLSELIFKLRDSINERSIFQDIKRQGKSLFKDYRIKDWIPDKKELEKTVSLLLFYYKKLSEQERCDKFQEYVTKHYGEKIKLHHEELNKILEPSSSADAEAEADVDIEKEILQIENVILRSGDDHVPVTAAVDTPGLEYYIIGLRAKHSALATLIHRTAQPQPQHP; translated from the coding sequence ATGAGTACTGATAATAAGCATCACAAAAGAATATGGAAAGAATATAAGACGCCGAATggtaaaaaatattattataatattgaaacaaaacaatCTACGTGGGAGAAACCTTTTAGTTTTTATAAAACCAATAAGAATAACAGTAATACTAAAGCATTAGGGCAAACCCATCATgaaatagaaaataaatttgcATTCAAGTTATTGAATGAATGGTATTTGATATTAAGATCTGATGGTAgcaaattttattataatgcTAGATCGAACAGATCTGTTTTAAAACTTGTTGAGGacaaagaagatgaaaaattaagttttgatttgatgaaatatttggataaaaataatttaattaaattgaTAGGATTAATTCGAGGATATAATGATCCTAGTATTGATATTAAGGGACTATATGAGGAGATCGTTGCAAATATCGGGTTTTTAAAACAAGATATTCTTACTGAACAAATGGAGATAGAAGATGGGGGAGAAGAcgaggaggaggaggaggaggagaaagaagaaaaagaagatgatgtcTCAGGTAAAATCGAAGGTAAGTCATCAGgtgatgataaagatgttGAGGGAAATGCAAGCAATAAACCAGATAATATTAGTACCGATGAGATgagagaagaagaaggagaagaaagGTTTGAGGATGAGGACGacaatgatgaattgaatacGTTAAATAACTTAACTTCTAAAGGAGGAGAAGAAGGGgaagataatattaatgcAAGTGTACAAAAAGTTAAACAGgcattttttgaattacTTGATAAGAATAAACTAGATATGTATTCTACGTGGTCAGTTCAGTCTCGTCGAATCATTGAGAGACCCACAATATTCTATTCTATATCTAATGATAGTGAACGTGAAGAGATTTTCGAAGATTGGTGCCGGAATAGAGTGCACTCTACGGGACTATATTCATCCAATGTCAAAGAGAATAATGATGGTGACACTTTAGTTCGTGGTTCCTATtatgaagaggaagataaagatgatgatgatgatgatgatgatgatgatttagagCCAAcgaaatatcattatttatcCGAGCTTATATTTAAATTGCGTGATTCAATCAACGAGCGAAGTATATTTCAAGATATTAAACGTCAAGGTAAATCACTGTTTAAAGATTATAGGATAAAAGATTGGATTCCAGATAAAAAGGAATTGGAGAAGACAGTGTCcttattgttattttattataaaaagTTGTCAGAGCAAGAGCGATGTGataaatttcaagaatatGTAACCAAACATTATGGAGAGAAGATTAAGTTACACCATGAAGagttaaataaaatattggaaccatcatcatctgcTGACGCTGAAGCTGAAGCTGACGTTGATATAGAGAAGGAGATCTTGCAGATTGAAAATGTCATTTTAAGAAGCGGCGACGACCACGTACCCGTGACAGCTGCTGTGGATACTCCAGGGCTggaatattatatcataGGGTTACGAGCGAAGCATTCAGCTTTGGCAACCCTAATACACCGCACGGCGCAACCACAACCACAACACCCATAA
- the NDAI0B05910 gene encoding uncharacterized protein, with protein MSSQDLTTQTQSPNSELTSCKCSNNNKDCECGKCKCSACNCTAVAECQCSNINDSSCKCVRKTKDCKCTNCKCSPCTSTVTVHLQSLNIQDSSCKCSAKTNGCECTDCKCSTNSNDRKCSDCQCSPCSCKVTVECHCPNAPQSSCRCSPCTCSAIVECQCSKPKNSVCKCSANTKDCKCTDCQCTNGQLPSCECSSKTKDCKCTDCQCSQCTCKVTMQCQCQNAQQSSCKCSNKTKDCTCGKCKCSPCMCTETIGCRCSNTNDSSCQCSTKNNDRKCTDCKCSAKTNDCQCSPCTCKVTMQCQCPNAQQSSCKCSTKTKDCTCGECKCSSCTCTASAECQCSKPKPSACKCVGKTNDCKC; from the coding sequence atgtCCTCTCAAGACTTAACTACTCAAACTCAATCTCCAAACAGTGAACTCACATCATGCAAATGCTCCAACAATAACAAAGATTGTGAATGCGGTAAATGCAAATGTTCCGCATGCAACTGCACTGCAGTTGCTGAATGCCAATGTTCCAACATTAACGATTCTTCATGCAAATGTGTTAGAAAGACCAAGGATTGTAAGTGTACTAATTGCAAATGCTCTCCATGCACTTCTACTGTAACAGTTCATTTACAATCTCTAAATATCCAAGATTCTTCATGCAAATGTTCTGCCAAGACTAATGGCTGCGAATGTACTGACTGCAAATGCTCCACCAACAGTAATGACCGTAAATGTTCTGACTGCCAATGCTCCCCATGTAGTTGTAAGGTAACCGTGGAATGTCACTGCCCAAACGCTCCACAATCATCATGTAGATGCTCTCCATGCACGTGCTCTGCAATTGTTGAATGCCAATGTTCTAAACCTAAGAATTCAGTATGCAAATGCTCCGCCAATACCAAAGACTGTAAGTGTACTGACTGTCAATGCACAAATGGTCAACTACCATCATGTGAATGCTCTAGCAAGACCAAAGATTGTAAGTGTACGGATTGTCAATGTTCACAATGTACTTGTAAGGTAACCATGCAATGTCAATGCCAAAATGCTCAACAATCGTCATGCAAATGCTCAAACAAGACCAAGGATTGTACATGCGGTAAATGCAAATGTTCTCCATGCATGTGTACTGAAACTATAGGATGCCGTTGTTCCAACACTAACGATTCTTCATGTCAATGCTCCACTAAGAATAATGACCGTAAGTGTACGGACTGTAAATGCTCTGCTAAGACTAATGACTGTCAATGCTCCCCATGTACCTGTAAGGTAACCATGCAATGTCAATGCCCAAATGCTCAACAATCGTCATGCAAATGTTCAACCAAGACCAAGGATTGTACATGCGGTGAATGCAAATGTTCTTCATGTACCTGTACTGCAAGTGCTGAGTGCCAATGTTCTAAACCTAAGCCCTCAGCATGCAAATGCGTTGGGAAAACTAATGATTGTAAATGTTAG
- the PIN3 gene encoding Pin3p (similar to Saccharomyces cerevisiae LSB1 (YGR136W) and PIN3 (YPR154W); ancestral locus Anc_3.501) gives MSASLINRSLTNIRTELDFLKESNVISEETFNQINNQLPQRYDPNGSRESVSSQAPTLEYVEAIYPFEPQQEGDLALKAGDKIQVIEKPSPEWFKGKCNGQVGIFPSNYVRPAFSGTSQPSKTRLTPGPPQYQASVETQSIHSSSNVSYQPPFPPASTNYYQQPAQQPQAQYIPPPQPVQQVQQQVQQQPQQQQPQQQHHHHTGEHLKKFGSKLGNAAIFGAGATIGSDIVNSIF, from the coding sequence ATGTCTGCCTCACTAATTAACCGTTCCTTAACAAATATTAGAACAGAATTAGATTTCCTAAAAGAATCTAATGTCATTTCAGAAGAAACTTTCAACCAAATTAACAACCAATTACCACAAAGATATGATCCAAACGGTTCAAGAGAGTCAGTCTCGAGCCAAGCACCAACTCTAGAATATGTAGAGGCCATTTATCCATTTGAACCACAACAGGAAGGTGACTTAGCTTTGAAGGCAGGTGATAAAATTCAAGTCATAGAAAAACCATCCCCTGAATGGTTTAAAGGTAAATGTAACGGTCAAGTAGGTATTTTCCCATCTAATTATGTTAGACCTGCATTTTCAGGTACCTCTCAACCTTCAAAGACACGTTTAACTCCTGGTCCTCCTCAATATCAAGCTTCCGTCGAAACACAATCTATTCATTCATCCAGTAATGTCTCTTATCAACCACCTTTCCCACCTGCATCTACAAATTACTATCAACAACCTGCACAACAACCACAGGCTCAATATATACCACCTCCACAACCGGTGCAACAAGTCCAGCAACAAGTCCAGCAACAACCACAACAGCAGCAACCACAACAgcaacatcatcatcatacCGGTGAacatttaaaaaaattcgGTAGTAAATTAGGTAATGCTGCGATCTTTGGTGCTGGTGCCACTATAGGGTCTGATATCGTCAATAGTATCTTTTAA
- the NCA2 gene encoding Nca2p (similar to Saccharomyces cerevisiae NCA2 (YPR155C); ancestral locus Anc_3.502) yields MIFDNAIKSIFQDIDTELESVLKQETQFENKNLRAPTEKDDGDNVSIEDLTVLQNQLQTVKDIVAQLIKTIDKRNNSNNNSNEKLNIPYAKLSEISQNRDIYQNHRKPSLLPYKITKIIEKYIITICFYVILNETLNALAIAYDTQKYYKTLEKSLLWMAIYGIQHSIPKLYSFTTNIIKDIPPLSPSSSSSYLAKQRNNFNPSNVILKVKPSIHKLFMIRGFQIVGSVPSFYNDTINFTKLILNLPQWIIKQDIIDKIQLIDSGLNHWTSSFGELINHFFANNSSSAIPSITTLSNFLPSDKDVTNNDDSLQNLVIKTQLFQKENQLKSIRKPNILTRYWPTLLLTLLYGPNSVNLIWNHRDDILRFINENIFQFINGLIKNWIWIPLQNIWATVKHDDSSSMAMISKGSLDSEMNSLTRMIVSFVLENSATQSPSPENTIDTESLVREVEHGDLTRFMELYENQLHHPLKNIVSGKLIRSILIQVQKTKVDGSMALNGIDKMLQSQQLVFGVVAMSPAVLIVYFLTNSIVKFIKMGNIWSRLQHTKDALSISLNNVERILNNIANAQKTNEDHNETMFYKQGLLTLEVSNMYNFGKAVIPSSRKKEWIRDVEEILSNDLNYIGKLQVIKRIYHAYGKYF; encoded by the coding sequence atgatattCGATAATGCGATCAAATCAATTTTCCAAGATATTGACACTGAATTAGAATCTGTCCTTAAACAAGAGAcacaatttgaaaataaaaatttaagGGCTCCGACGGAAAAGGATGATGGTGATAACGTATCCATTGAAGATTTGACAGTTTTACAAAACCAGTTGCAAACAGTAAAAGATATTGTTGCCCAACTTATAAAAACAATTGataaaagaaacaatagCAACAATAACAGTAATGAGAAGCTCAACATCCCATATGCTAAACTGTCTGAAATATCTCAAAATCGAGATATATACCAGAATCATAGAAAACCATCCTTACTTCCTTATAAGATAaccaaaattattgaaaaatatatcattacCATATGCTTCTATGTTATATTAAATGAGACACTAAATGCATTAGCCATAGCGTACGATACTcagaaatattataaaacCCTTGAGAAATCTCTTTTATGGATGGCTATTTATGGAATTCAACATTCAATAccaaaattatattcatttacAACTAACATCATTAAGGATATCCCACCATTATCCCCTTCCTCTTCTTCGTCATATTTAGCTAAACAGAGAAACAACTTCAACCCAAGTAACGTTATTTTAAAAGTAAAACCATCCATTCATAAACTATTCATGATCCGGGGATTCCAAATAGTAGGAAGTGTACCAAGTTTTTATAATGACACAATAAATTTCACAAAATTAATTCTCAATTTACCTCAATGGATAATAAAACAAgatataattgataaaatacAATTGATTGATTCAGGTCTAAACCATTGGACATCATCATTTGGTGAATTAATCAATCATTTCTTTgcaaataattcttcatctgcAATACCATCTATAACGACattatcaaatttcttACCATCTGATAAAGATGTGACTAACAATGATGACTCGTTACAAAACCTTGTCATAAAGACCcaattatttcaaaaggAAAACCAACTAAAATCCATAAGAAAACCAAATATCTTAACAAGATATTGGCCCACATTATTACTAACATTATTATACGGTCCCAACTCCGTCAATTTAATCTGGAATCACAGAGATGACATTCTAAGATTCataaatgaaaacattttccaattcattaatggATTAATCAAAAATTGGATCTGGATAccattacaaaatatttggGCCACTGTGAAACATGATGATTCCAGTTCAATGGCAATGATCTCAAAAGGTTCATTAGATTCTGaaatgaattcattaacGAGAATGATAGTAAGTTTTGTCCTAGAGAATTCTGCCACACAATCTCCATCTCCAGAGAATACTATTGATACTGAATCATTAGTACGTGAAGTGGAACATGGCGATTTGACTAGATTTATGGAACTTTATGAGAATCAATTACATCATCCTTTGAAGAATATCGTTTCAGGGAAATTAATTAGATCAATTTTAATTCAAGTACAAAAGACAAAAGTGGATGGATCAATGGCTTTGAATGGTATTGATAAGATGCTACAATCACAACAATTGGTGTTTGGTGTAGTGGCCATGTCTCCTGCTGTGTTGAtcgtttattttttgacaAATTCCATTGttaaatttataaaaatgGGAAATATTTGGTCTAGATTACAGCATACTAAGGATGCCTTGAGTATTAGTTTGAATAATGTAGAAAGAATCTTAAACAATATTGCTAATGCTCAGAAGACAAATGAGGATCACAATGAAACAATGTTTTATAAACAAGGATTATTGACTTTGGAAGTGTCAAATATGTATAATTTCGGAAAAGCAGTTATACCatcttcaagaaaaaaggaATGGATTAGAGATGTAGAAGAAATTTTGAGTAATGATTTAAACTATATTGGTAAGTTACAAGTGATTAAGAGAATTTACCATGCCTACGGGAAATacttttaa